One stretch of Croceibacterium atlanticum DNA includes these proteins:
- the plsY gene encoding glycerol-3-phosphate 1-O-acyltransferase PlsY, whose protein sequence is MDWLWALALGYFLGSIPFGLVLAMAAGKGDIRQIGSGNIGATNVLRTGSKWLAAVTLLLDLGKGYFAVWLVWQFFPLAVPVAAFGAVVGHCFPVWLRFKGGKGVATNAGVSFGLAWPIGLTYAVVWLGVLALTRISSLAGMSSVVAAAVAAAVLGYDQFIPVLGGIAVLVIWLHRANLKRLTQGTEPRVGGKK, encoded by the coding sequence ATGGACTGGCTTTGGGCTCTGGCCCTCGGATATTTCCTCGGATCGATCCCTTTCGGCCTGGTGCTGGCCATGGCCGCGGGCAAGGGGGATATCCGCCAGATCGGCTCCGGCAATATCGGGGCCACCAATGTGCTGCGAACCGGCAGCAAATGGCTGGCGGCGGTCACGCTGCTGCTCGATCTGGGCAAGGGTTATTTCGCCGTCTGGCTGGTCTGGCAGTTCTTCCCCCTGGCTGTGCCGGTGGCGGCATTTGGCGCGGTGGTGGGTCATTGCTTCCCCGTCTGGCTGCGCTTCAAGGGCGGCAAGGGCGTGGCGACCAATGCGGGCGTGAGCTTTGGCCTCGCCTGGCCGATTGGCCTGACCTACGCGGTGGTCTGGCTGGGCGTTCTGGCGCTGACGCGGATCAGTTCGCTCGCGGGCATGAGTTCGGTCGTGGCGGCGGCGGTTGCGGCGGCAGTGCTGGGGTATGACCAGTTCATCCCCGTGCTGGGCGGTATCGCCGTGCTGGTGATCTGGCTCCACCGGGCCAATCTGAAACGGCTGACGCAGGGCACGGAACCAAGAGTGGGCGGCAAGAAATGA
- the murI gene encoding glutamate racemase: MDLSAMDPSAPILLFDSGIGGLTVLAELRKILPQAPVIYAADTAGLPYGAKTEAEIAARVSGLLGRLAERYRPRLICIACNTASTIALGMVREVLHVPIVGTVPAIKPAAEMTRTGTIGLLGTAATIRQAYVDNLQAEFAADKRLLRFAAPDLVSAAEAKLRGEAVDPDIYRQAAEGLRSQPGGADIDTVVLACTHFPLVEDGLAAAFGPGVRFVHGAQGIARRIAFLTGDNEMRRERPDFALFTGGASQFEALLPALVKYGLDHADRF; this comes from the coding sequence ATGGATTTGTCAGCGATGGACCCCTCCGCACCGATACTCCTGTTCGATTCCGGGATCGGTGGCCTCACCGTACTCGCAGAATTGCGCAAAATTTTGCCCCAGGCGCCGGTGATCTATGCGGCCGATACGGCCGGCCTCCCCTATGGCGCAAAGACCGAGGCGGAGATTGCAGCGCGCGTTTCCGGCCTGCTGGGGCGGCTGGCGGAACGATATCGCCCCCGGCTGATCTGCATTGCCTGCAACACCGCATCCACCATCGCATTGGGCATGGTGCGCGAAGTGCTGCATGTGCCGATCGTCGGGACGGTGCCCGCAATCAAACCCGCCGCGGAGATGACACGGACAGGAACGATCGGCCTGCTCGGCACGGCGGCAACGATCCGGCAGGCCTATGTCGATAATTTGCAGGCCGAATTCGCGGCGGACAAGCGGCTGCTGCGCTTTGCCGCGCCCGATCTCGTATCCGCGGCGGAAGCGAAATTGCGCGGTGAAGCTGTCGATCCGGATATCTACAGGCAGGCGGCGGAGGGGCTCCGCAGCCAACCCGGTGGGGCAGATATCGACACGGTCGTGCTGGCCTGCACCCATTTCCCGCTGGTGGAAGACGGGTTGGCCGCAGCATTCGGCCCCGGCGTGCGCTTCGTCCATGGCGCGCAGGGGATTGCCCGCCGCATCGCTTTTTTGACCGGTGACAATGAAATGCGGCGCGAAAGGCCCGATTTCGCCCTCTTCACCGGGGGTGCTTCGCAGTTCGAGGCATTGCTGCCTGCGCTGGTAAAATACGGACTAGATCATGCTGATCGCTTTTAA
- the hemA gene encoding 5-aminolevulinate synthase codes for MNYDQIFDQAIDRLHSEGRYRVFIDILRNKGAFPNARCFHGHNGPKPITVWCSNDYLAMGQHPKVITAMEEALHDVGAGSGGTRNIGGNTHFHIQLESELADLHGKEGALLFTSGYVSNDATLSTLAKLLPGCVIFSDELNHASMIAGIRNSGAEKRIFRHNDVEHLEELLAAEDPAVPKLIAFESVYSMDADIAPIHAICDLAEKYNALTYIDEVHAVGMYGARGGGISERDEAAHRIDIIEGTLGKAFGVMGGYIAADKKVIDCIRSYAPGFIFTTSLSPVLTAGVLAAVRHLKSSSVEREAQQAAAAMLKQKFREAGLPVMDSTTHIVPLMVGDPVRAKKISDILLAEYGVYVQPINFPTVPRGTERLRFTPGPAHTEAMMDDLTSALVEIWDRLELQLREAA; via the coding sequence CTGAATTACGATCAGATCTTCGACCAGGCGATCGACCGGCTTCATTCCGAAGGTCGCTACCGTGTCTTTATCGACATCCTGCGCAACAAGGGTGCATTCCCCAATGCGCGCTGTTTCCATGGCCATAACGGGCCCAAGCCGATCACGGTCTGGTGCTCCAACGATTATCTGGCGATGGGCCAGCACCCCAAGGTAATCACCGCCATGGAAGAGGCGCTGCACGATGTCGGCGCCGGATCGGGCGGCACGCGCAATATCGGCGGCAACACCCATTTCCACATCCAGCTGGAAAGCGAACTGGCCGATCTGCATGGCAAGGAAGGAGCATTGCTGTTCACCAGCGGCTATGTCTCCAACGATGCCACGCTGTCCACGCTGGCCAAATTGCTGCCGGGCTGCGTCATTTTCTCTGACGAATTGAACCATGCCAGCATGATCGCCGGCATCCGCAATTCCGGCGCGGAGAAGCGGATTTTCCGCCACAACGATGTGGAACATCTGGAAGAACTGCTGGCGGCAGAAGATCCGGCAGTGCCGAAGCTGATCGCGTTCGAAAGCGTCTATTCCATGGATGCGGACATCGCGCCGATCCATGCGATTTGCGACCTGGCAGAAAAATACAATGCGCTGACCTATATCGACGAAGTCCACGCCGTCGGCATGTATGGCGCACGCGGCGGCGGCATTTCCGAACGTGACGAAGCGGCCCATCGCATCGACATCATCGAAGGCACGCTGGGCAAGGCATTCGGCGTCATGGGTGGCTATATCGCCGCCGACAAGAAGGTCATCGACTGCATCCGGTCCTATGCGCCGGGCTTCATCTTCACCACCTCGCTCAGCCCAGTGCTGACCGCCGGTGTTCTGGCCGCGGTGCGCCATCTGAAGAGTTCAAGCGTTGAACGCGAAGCGCAGCAGGCGGCCGCCGCCATGCTGAAGCAGAAGTTCCGCGAAGCCGGCCTGCCGGTCATGGATTCCACGACCCATATCGTGCCCCTGATGGTTGGCGATCCGGTCCGCGCGAAAAAGATCAGCGACATATTGCTGGCCGAATATGGCGTATATGTGCAGCCGATCAATTTCCCGACTGTGCCCCGCGGCACGGAACGGTTGCGCTTCACCCCCGGCCCCGCCCACACGGAAGCCATGATGGATGATTTGACCAGTGCCCTGGTCGAAATCTGGGATCGGCTCGAACTGCAACTGCGCGAAGCGGCCTGA
- a CDS encoding nucleotidyltransferase family protein → MPSRFDDLADLAQCLRGSVPADVEWETLLALANRSLVTPALADALQNADDVPEEVQAFLREIDSRARQRNAMLRAQLAEAAAKLNSIGLVPVMLKGTAMLADHGDGECNRILSDLDIMLPQDRLEDAISALRELGYSYVSEAPNGWDVHALGREKDAGMIDLHSRIKIAAPLLDHAALADEAKAVALDTARVLVPSPDHQALIFIVHDQLQEYDYARGQIDLRHLVDLAILARRAQIDWSRLIRLMPTRHGRNAMRVQMRSLHSLLGGEVPDRMVRGIWPRLQHKRRLLQLRYPPLASLFTMLTLLVDPPINPPLEGGREGVEHPERRGLWRLSRLLELSRSRPLPTKA, encoded by the coding sequence ATGCCCTCGCGTTTTGATGATCTCGCAGATTTAGCCCAATGCCTGCGCGGGTCGGTTCCGGCTGATGTGGAGTGGGAAACCTTGCTGGCGCTGGCCAATCGCAGCCTGGTGACGCCCGCCCTGGCAGATGCATTGCAGAATGCCGATGATGTCCCCGAAGAAGTGCAGGCCTTCCTGCGGGAGATCGACAGCAGGGCGCGGCAGCGCAATGCGATGTTGCGGGCGCAACTGGCGGAAGCAGCCGCAAAGTTGAATTCAATCGGACTCGTCCCCGTAATGCTGAAGGGCACGGCCATGCTGGCGGATCATGGGGACGGGGAGTGCAATCGCATTCTCTCCGACCTCGATATCATGCTGCCGCAGGACCGGCTGGAGGATGCGATCTCCGCGCTGAGGGAACTGGGATATTCCTATGTCAGCGAAGCGCCCAATGGGTGGGATGTTCACGCCCTCGGCAGGGAAAAGGATGCGGGCATGATCGACCTGCACAGCCGGATCAAGATCGCCGCGCCGCTGCTGGACCATGCCGCGCTGGCGGATGAAGCGAAGGCGGTGGCGCTGGATACTGCGCGAGTGCTGGTCCCATCTCCGGATCATCAGGCGCTGATCTTTATCGTGCACGACCAGTTGCAGGAATATGATTATGCGCGCGGGCAGATTGACCTGCGCCATCTGGTCGATCTCGCCATTCTGGCACGGCGGGCGCAGATAGACTGGTCACGCCTGATCCGCCTGATGCCGACGCGGCATGGCCGCAATGCGATGCGCGTGCAGATGCGCAGCCTGCATTCCCTGCTCGGTGGGGAGGTGCCGGATCGCATGGTGCGCGGAATCTGGCCGCGCCTGCAACATAAACGGCGGCTTTTGCAATTGCGGTATCCGCCCCTGGCATCGCTTTTCACAATGTTGACGCTGCTGGTCGATCCGCCGATCAACCCCCCGCTTGAAGGGGGGCGAGAAGGGGTGGAGCACCCGGAAAGGCGCGGTTTATGGCGACTTTCTCGGCTGCTGGAGCTTTCGCGGAGCAGGCCCCTGCCGACAAAAGCATAG
- a CDS encoding decarboxylase, translated as MHTYPDARSVVRDIAPDEPVILNRPHAAARAARFFAEKFPGKAMYAVKANPSPDLLQILWANGITHYDVASIAEVRLVHATLPDARLCFMHPVKTASAIREAYREHGVRTFSLDTEEELRKIVDATRDDEGNAATDLRLCVRLRVSSEYSELSLASKFGVDLADAAALLQATRQASDWLGLCFHVGSQAMTPFAYVQALERVRAAIADSGVVIDMVDVGGGFPSVYPGMEPPPLEDYFAIIHRHFEALPIAYNAELWCEPGRALCAEYSSLIVKIEKRRGEELYINDGAYGALFDAAHVAWRFPVRALEDDLVQPFEEFSFYGPTCDDADFMKGPFMLPGDIQAGDFFEIGMLGAYGAAMKTAFNGFGAAQAVIVEDEPMASLYTGERALPVTDNVVSLR; from the coding sequence TTGCACACTTATCCTGACGCCCGGTCTGTAGTCCGCGATATCGCGCCGGACGAACCGGTTATCCTCAACCGTCCGCACGCTGCTGCGCGCGCGGCCCGATTCTTCGCTGAGAAGTTTCCGGGCAAGGCGATGTATGCAGTGAAGGCGAATCCTTCGCCGGATCTGCTCCAGATCCTGTGGGCGAACGGTATTACCCATTACGACGTGGCTTCCATCGCGGAAGTGCGGCTGGTGCATGCCACCCTGCCTGATGCGCGTCTGTGCTTCATGCATCCGGTGAAGACTGCCAGCGCCATCCGCGAAGCTTATCGCGAACATGGCGTGCGTACTTTCAGCCTCGATACGGAAGAGGAATTGCGCAAGATCGTCGACGCAACGCGCGACGATGAAGGCAATGCCGCCACCGATCTGCGGTTGTGCGTGCGGCTGCGCGTTTCGTCCGAATATTCCGAGCTGAGCCTTGCGTCGAAATTCGGCGTGGATCTGGCCGATGCCGCCGCGCTGCTGCAGGCGACGCGCCAGGCGTCCGACTGGCTTGGCCTGTGTTTCCATGTCGGCAGCCAGGCGATGACACCCTTTGCCTATGTTCAGGCATTGGAACGCGTGCGTGCAGCCATCGCCGATTCCGGCGTGGTGATCGACATGGTCGATGTGGGGGGTGGTTTCCCTTCGGTCTATCCGGGCATGGAACCGCCGCCGCTGGAAGATTATTTCGCGATCATCCACCGCCATTTCGAAGCACTGCCGATCGCCTATAATGCGGAACTGTGGTGCGAACCCGGCCGCGCACTATGCGCGGAATATTCGAGCCTCATCGTGAAGATCGAAAAGCGCCGCGGCGAGGAACTTTACATCAACGACGGGGCTTATGGTGCCTTGTTCGATGCCGCCCATGTCGCTTGGCGTTTTCCGGTGCGCGCACTGGAAGATGATCTGGTCCAGCCGTTCGAGGAATTCTCCTTCTACGGCCCGACTTGCGACGATGCCGATTTCATGAAGGGCCCCTTCATGCTGCCGGGCGATATTCAGGCCGGCGACTTTTTCGAAATCGGTATGCTGGGCGCTTACGGCGCAGCGATGAAGACGGCGTTCAACGGCTTTGGTGCTGCGCAAGCTGTGATCGTGGAGGATGAGCCAATGGCCAGCCTTTATACGGGCGAGCGGGCCCTGCCGGTCACGGACAATGTGGTGAGCCTGCGCTAA